The following proteins are encoded in a genomic region of Haloarcula marina:
- a CDS encoding D-2-hydroxyacid dehydrogenase: MPETDVLVLNQPIHGMSPREYRATLAERLPEQTVRLASKPSEYEELVTEARIVTGFEIDAETVERAENLEIFACTFAGTDHLPTEAFADRGVKVTNASGVHGPNAAEQVLAYVLSFARHLDRGWDQSREGTWQHYRADELRGSTVTVVGTGAIGSAILERLDPFGVDTIGVRNTPSKGGPADEIIGFDGLDERLPETDYLVLACPLTEKTEGLVDEAAFDLLDPDTVLVNIARGEVVVTDALVSALKTNDLRGAALDVTDPEPLPDGHPLWNLDNCLITPHNAGHTPKYWDRMADIIAENVDRLAAGEELRNLAQ, translated from the coding sequence ATGCCAGAAACAGACGTTCTCGTGTTGAACCAGCCGATTCACGGGATGTCGCCGCGTGAGTACCGGGCGACGCTGGCCGAGCGACTCCCCGAGCAGACGGTGCGACTCGCCTCGAAACCCAGCGAGTACGAGGAACTCGTGACCGAGGCGCGCATCGTCACCGGGTTCGAGATAGACGCCGAGACGGTCGAGCGAGCCGAGAACCTCGAAATCTTCGCGTGTACCTTCGCGGGGACGGACCACCTCCCGACCGAGGCGTTCGCCGACCGGGGCGTGAAAGTGACCAACGCCTCCGGCGTCCACGGTCCGAACGCCGCCGAGCAAGTGCTCGCGTACGTTCTCTCGTTCGCCCGGCACTTAGACCGCGGGTGGGACCAGAGCCGCGAGGGCACGTGGCAGCACTACCGCGCAGACGAACTGCGGGGGTCGACGGTTACCGTCGTGGGAACCGGCGCTATCGGGAGCGCCATCCTCGAACGCCTCGACCCGTTCGGCGTCGACACCATCGGCGTCCGGAACACGCCCTCGAAGGGCGGCCCGGCCGACGAGATAATCGGCTTCGACGGCCTCGACGAGCGCCTTCCCGAGACGGACTATCTCGTCCTCGCCTGCCCGCTGACGGAGAAGACCGAGGGCCTCGTCGACGAGGCGGCGTTCGACCTCTTGGACCCGGACACCGTTCTCGTCAACATCGCCCGCGGGGAAGTCGTCGTCACCGACGCGCTGGTGTCGGCGCTCAAGACGAACGACCTCCGCGGGGCCGCCCTCGACGTGACCGACCCCGAACCGCTCCCGGACGGCCACCCGCTCTGGAACCTCGACAACTGCCTGATTACGCCACACAACGCCGGGCACACGCCGAAGTACTGGGACCGGATGGCCGACATCATCGCGGAGAACGTCGACCGCCTCGCGGCGGGCGAGGAACTCCGGAACCTCGCGCAGTAG
- a CDS encoding type I 3-dehydroquinate dehydratase, which translates to MDFTSFTLLAAGADLSIEPAARGDADGVELRMDFADDPLGQLDAYDGELPVLVTNRVEWEGGEAADAAGRLDALERAVEYDAVTAVDLELAALEGEGDHDAARVADHARANGASVVVSTHDFEATPDRAAIVDRLERACEHGDVGKMASTAHTPDDVLAMLGATRELSADGQRVATMCMGEAGRHSRAVAPLYGSRIGYAPVDPAEATAPGQYDLATLRSLVEQLESED; encoded by the coding sequence ATGGATTTCACCTCGTTCACGCTGCTGGCGGCTGGCGCCGACCTCTCGATAGAACCGGCCGCCCGCGGGGACGCCGACGGCGTCGAACTCCGGATGGACTTCGCCGACGACCCGCTGGGCCAACTCGACGCCTACGACGGCGAACTACCCGTCCTCGTGACCAACCGTGTCGAGTGGGAGGGCGGCGAGGCCGCCGACGCGGCCGGGCGACTCGACGCGCTGGAGCGTGCCGTCGAGTACGACGCCGTCACCGCCGTCGACCTCGAACTCGCCGCGCTGGAGGGCGAGGGTGACCACGACGCCGCCCGCGTCGCGGACCACGCTCGCGCGAACGGCGCGTCGGTGGTCGTCTCCACCCACGACTTCGAAGCCACGCCGGACCGGGCGGCCATCGTCGACCGACTGGAACGGGCCTGCGAACACGGCGACGTGGGGAAGATGGCGTCGACGGCGCACACGCCCGACGACGTGCTGGCGATGCTCGGCGCGACCCGCGAACTGTCGGCCGACGGCCAGCGAGTGGCGACGATGTGCATGGGCGAGGCCGGGCGACACTCGCGGGCCGTCGCTCCGCTCTACGGGTCGCGAATCGGCTACGCCCCGGTCGACCCCGCCGAGGCGACCGCCCCCGGCCAGTACGACCTCGCGACGCTCCGCTCGCTGGTCGAGCAGTTGGAGAGCGAGGACTGA
- a CDS encoding FAD-dependent oxidoreductase — protein MTLSTVPRYDRDRIDAVGGHAVVVGASVAGLVTGRVLADAFETVTVIDRDTLPDDPATRRGVPQGAHVHALQEAGRATLEDLFPGYVEDLLSAGGLLIDAMSDFVHYEKGGFLAEGETRRPMYTASRPLMEQVIRRRLAEHEGVTLRPNCQQTGYLTDGDATTVRGVEVRDDGEADELRADLVVDATGRTSKTPRWLDDHGYAAPPVDEVTIDIAYSTVMVERAPDDRRAFFVPPDPPRTRGAGVFPIEDGRWQATLVGVHGDHPPTDPGAIAEFAATLPVSELRQLFDSQNWVSEDVSHYPFPCNRRRRFEDLDEFPNGLVITGDALSSFNPIYGQGMSVAALEALVLHETLATADRSELPLRFFDEVEPIVDVPWSIAVGGDFEFPSTTGPKPRGTDLFNRYVARLLRKAQTDWRLREAIARVFMMEKSPSSLLRPGVAWRVLKPARPDIVMCSDAHPTADRGSSP, from the coding sequence ATGACGCTGTCAACCGTTCCGAGGTACGACCGCGACCGAATCGACGCTGTCGGGGGGCATGCGGTGGTCGTCGGTGCGAGCGTGGCGGGGTTGGTGACCGGACGCGTCCTCGCCGACGCCTTCGAGACAGTCACGGTCATCGACCGTGACACGCTACCCGACGACCCGGCCACCCGCCGTGGCGTGCCACAGGGTGCACACGTCCACGCCCTGCAGGAAGCGGGTCGAGCCACCCTCGAAGACCTGTTTCCGGGGTACGTCGAGGACCTCCTGTCGGCCGGTGGCCTGTTGATAGACGCCATGTCCGACTTCGTCCACTACGAGAAGGGCGGGTTCCTCGCCGAGGGGGAGACGCGCCGCCCGATGTACACTGCGAGTCGACCCCTCATGGAGCAGGTAATCCGCCGACGCCTCGCCGAGCACGAGGGCGTCACGTTGCGTCCGAACTGCCAGCAGACGGGCTACCTGACCGACGGTGACGCGACGACCGTCCGCGGCGTCGAAGTACGAGACGACGGCGAGGCGGACGAACTCCGCGCCGACCTCGTGGTCGACGCGACCGGCAGGACGAGCAAGACGCCGAGATGGCTCGACGACCACGGGTACGCGGCCCCACCCGTCGACGAGGTCACCATCGACATCGCGTACAGTACCGTCATGGTCGAGCGAGCACCCGACGACCGACGGGCCTTCTTCGTGCCGCCGGACCCGCCCCGGACCCGCGGTGCCGGCGTCTTCCCCATCGAAGACGGCCGGTGGCAAGCGACACTGGTCGGTGTCCACGGGGACCACCCGCCGACCGACCCGGGAGCGATAGCGGAGTTCGCAGCGACCCTTCCGGTGTCGGAACTGCGACAGCTATTCGACAGCCAGAACTGGGTGTCCGAGGACGTCTCCCACTACCCGTTCCCCTGTAACCGCCGCCGCCGGTTCGAAGACCTAGACGAGTTCCCGAATGGGCTGGTCATCACGGGCGACGCGCTGTCGAGTTTTAACCCGATATACGGTCAGGGCATGTCTGTGGCCGCCCTGGAAGCACTCGTCCTCCACGAGACGCTGGCGACGGCCGACCGCTCCGAACTGCCGCTTCGGTTCTTCGACGAGGTCGAACCAATCGTCGACGTGCCGTGGTCGATTGCGGTCGGCGGTGACTTCGAGTTTCCGTCGACCACCGGCCCCAAACCTCGCGGCACCGACCTGTTCAATCGGTACGTCGCTCGCCTGCTCCGGAAAGCACAGACGGACTGGCGGCTACGAGAAGCGATCGCCCGCGTGTTCATGATGGAGAAGTCGCCGAGTTCGCTCCTCCGCCCCGGCGTCGCGTGGCGCGTCCTCAAACCGGCCCGACCAGACATCGTGATGTGTTCGGACGCCCACCCCACGGCTGACCGCGGGAGCAGTCCGTAG
- a CDS encoding DNA-methyltransferase — METSHRVVTGDARELPLADDSVELVVTSPPYPMIEMWDDIFASLDPAIGESLDDGDGDRAFELMHDVLDTVWAELERVLAPGGIACINVGDATRSLDDGFRSYPNHAAITDRLTDRGLRALPDILWRKPTNSGAKFMGSGMVPPNAYPTLEHEHILVFRNGERRRLEPGADRRYESAYFWEERNEWFSDLWELPGETQALDAGLRERSGAFPLTVPYRLVSMFSVYGDTVLDPFLGTGTTTVAAMAGARNSVGVERDPDLVAALADRVEGVPDRSERLARERLSDHRAWVDQYRDQGNEPNYEAEHYDFPVNTKQERRIRLYAVDSVERTGEGYRVTHAPVE; from the coding sequence ATGGAGACGAGTCACCGGGTCGTCACGGGCGATGCGCGCGAGTTGCCGTTGGCAGACGACAGCGTCGAACTCGTCGTCACGTCGCCGCCGTATCCGATGATAGAGATGTGGGACGATATCTTCGCTTCGCTGGACCCCGCTATCGGCGAGTCGCTCGACGACGGCGACGGGGACCGCGCCTTCGAGTTGATGCACGACGTGCTGGATACGGTGTGGGCGGAACTCGAACGGGTACTGGCCCCCGGCGGCATCGCCTGCATCAACGTCGGCGACGCCACGCGCTCGCTCGACGACGGCTTTCGGTCGTATCCGAACCACGCGGCGATAACGGACCGACTGACCGACCGCGGTTTGCGGGCGTTGCCGGACATCCTGTGGCGAAAGCCGACCAACAGCGGCGCGAAGTTCATGGGGTCGGGGATGGTCCCGCCCAACGCCTATCCGACGCTCGAACACGAACACATCCTCGTGTTCCGCAACGGCGAGCGCCGCCGCCTCGAACCCGGCGCGGACCGCCGCTACGAGAGCGCGTACTTCTGGGAGGAGCGCAACGAGTGGTTCTCGGACCTCTGGGAACTGCCCGGCGAGACGCAAGCGCTCGATGCGGGCCTGCGCGAACGGTCCGGAGCGTTCCCGCTGACGGTCCCGTACCGCCTCGTTTCGATGTTCTCGGTGTACGGTGACACCGTTCTGGACCCCTTCCTCGGCACCGGCACCACGACGGTGGCGGCGATGGCTGGCGCTCGGAACTCAGTCGGTGTCGAACGGGACCCGGACCTCGTCGCGGCCCTCGCCGACCGGGTCGAGGGCGTTCCGGACCGCTCGGAACGGCTAGCACGCGAGCGACTGTCCGACCACCGAGCGTGGGTCGACCAGTACCGGGACCAAGGGAACGAACCGAACTACGAGGCTGAACACTACGACTTCCCCGTCAACACCAAACAGGAGCGTCGCATTCGACTGTACGCCGTCGACAGCGTCGAACGGACCGGCGAGGGCTACCGCGTGACCCACGCCCCCGTCGAGTGA
- a CDS encoding methyl-accepting chemotaxis protein, translating to MPSDSGTSVQGIANSSDRELGTAIDELLRTSENVSSSSQEISDLANQQSENMREVAGEVSNLSATVEEVASSASQVRQVSDQARELADEGREVADDAIDAMESVDDANENVSEDVEQLRDRIDEIDDIVEVINDIADQTNMLALNASIEAARAGEAGEGFAVVADEVKSLAEESQQNATEIEQLVSNIKADTEETVESIDDANEQVEEGIEQVNRTVDILRDIDEAVEEAARGAEEVASATDEQAASTEEVASMVDMTAENAEEVADEIERIAASNQEQTAKINEIQSLLNAQ from the coding sequence ATGCCTTCAGATTCGGGGACTAGTGTACAAGGGATTGCCAATTCGAGCGACCGGGAACTGGGAACGGCCATAGACGAACTGCTCCGTACCTCGGAGAACGTCTCGTCGAGTTCACAGGAGATAAGCGACCTCGCGAATCAGCAGTCCGAGAACATGCGAGAAGTAGCCGGTGAAGTCTCTAATCTCTCTGCGACGGTCGAGGAAGTCGCCTCTAGCGCGAGTCAGGTCCGACAGGTGAGCGACCAGGCGCGCGAACTCGCCGACGAGGGGCGAGAGGTCGCCGACGACGCCATCGACGCGATGGAGTCAGTCGACGACGCCAACGAGAACGTCTCAGAGGACGTCGAGCAACTACGCGACCGCATCGACGAAATCGACGACATCGTCGAGGTCATCAACGACATCGCCGACCAGACCAACATGCTGGCGCTGAACGCCTCCATCGAGGCCGCCCGCGCCGGTGAAGCGGGCGAAGGGTTCGCCGTCGTCGCCGACGAGGTGAAATCGCTGGCCGAAGAATCCCAGCAGAACGCCACCGAAATCGAGCAACTGGTCTCGAACATCAAGGCCGACACCGAGGAGACCGTCGAGAGCATCGACGACGCGAACGAACAGGTCGAAGAAGGCATCGAACAGGTGAACCGCACCGTCGACATCCTGCGGGACATCGACGAGGCCGTCGAGGAGGCCGCCCGCGGGGCCGAGGAAGTCGCCTCCGCGACCGACGAACAGGCCGCCTCCACCGAGGAAGTCGCCAGCATGGTCGACATGACCGCCGAGAACGCCGAAGAGGTCGCCGACGAAATCGAGCGAATCGCCGCCTCCAATCAGGAGCAGACCGCGAAGATAAACGAGATTCAGAGTCTCCTGAACGCACAGTAA
- a CDS encoding transcription initiation factor IIB: MSEHTRTRQRTDEQTSEESASTATACPECSGSLVMDDEHGETVCEDCGLVVESDEIDRGPEWRAFDSSEKDEKSRVGAPTTNMMHDKGLSTNIDWRDKDAYGNSLSGKQRQKMQRLRKWNERFRTRDSKERNLKQALGEIDRMASALGLPENVRETASVIYRRALDENLLPGRSIEGVSTASVYAAARQAGVPRSLDEITDVSRVEKSEIARTYRYVVRELGLEVKPADPESYVPRFASSLDLSDEAEHRARQLLQNAKEQGVHSGKSPVGLAAAAVYAAALLTNEKTTQAAVSEVADISEVTIRNRYHELLEAEQDIPVA; this comes from the coding sequence ATGAGCGAACACACACGAACGCGACAGCGAACAGACGAACAGACGAGCGAAGAGTCGGCATCGACAGCCACGGCCTGCCCGGAGTGTTCCGGGTCCCTCGTCATGGACGACGAACACGGCGAGACGGTCTGTGAAGACTGCGGCCTCGTCGTCGAGTCCGACGAAATCGACCGCGGACCGGAGTGGCGCGCCTTCGACTCCAGCGAGAAGGACGAGAAGTCACGCGTCGGTGCCCCGACGACGAACATGATGCACGACAAGGGGCTCTCGACCAACATCGACTGGCGCGACAAGGACGCCTACGGCAACTCCCTGTCGGGCAAGCAGCGACAGAAGATGCAGCGCCTGCGCAAGTGGAACGAGCGCTTCCGTACTCGCGACTCCAAAGAGCGCAACCTGAAGCAGGCGCTCGGCGAAATCGACCGGATGGCGTCGGCGCTCGGCCTCCCCGAGAACGTCCGCGAGACGGCCTCCGTCATCTATCGCCGCGCCCTCGACGAGAACCTCCTCCCCGGACGGTCCATCGAGGGCGTCTCGACGGCCTCCGTGTACGCCGCCGCTCGGCAGGCGGGTGTCCCCCGCTCGCTCGACGAGATTACGGACGTGTCCCGCGTCGAGAAGAGCGAAATCGCCCGGACCTACCGCTACGTCGTCCGCGAACTCGGCCTCGAAGTGAAGCCCGCAGACCCCGAGAGCTACGTTCCCCGCTTCGCCTCCTCGCTGGACCTCTCGGACGAAGCGGAACACCGCGCCCGCCAACTCCTCCAGAACGCCAAGGAACAGGGCGTCCACTCCGGGAAGTCCCCGGTCGGACTGGCCGCGGCCGCCGTCTACGCCGCCGCCCTCCTGACCAACGAGAAGACCACGCAGGCCGCCGTCAGCGAAGTCGCCGACATCTCCGAAGTGACGATTCGGAACCGCTACCACGAACTGCTGGAAGCCGAGCAGGACATTCCGGTCGCCTGA
- a CDS encoding DUF84 family protein: MYVAVGSENPVKRVAVERTIDGRVEAVGVDSGVSEQPRGRRETVRGAENRARASLSATDAAFGVGIEGGVESREHPAGLWLIMWAAVTDGESVHFGAGPSIRLPEAVADRVRAGEELGPVLDDRLGREAVSEQEGAVGIYTDGRVTRTDALADAVAGAFGPFFTDGTA; this comes from the coding sequence ATGTACGTCGCTGTCGGGAGCGAGAACCCGGTCAAACGGGTCGCTGTCGAACGAACGATAGACGGGCGGGTCGAGGCGGTCGGCGTCGACTCGGGTGTCTCCGAGCAACCACGGGGTCGCCGCGAGACGGTCCGCGGGGCGGAGAACCGCGCTCGCGCCTCGCTGTCGGCGACGGACGCGGCGTTCGGCGTGGGCATCGAGGGCGGCGTCGAGAGCCGCGAACATCCGGCGGGCCTGTGGCTCATCATGTGGGCCGCCGTGACCGACGGGGAGTCGGTCCACTTCGGGGCCGGGCCGTCGATTCGGCTCCCCGAGGCCGTCGCCGACCGGGTTCGGGCGGGCGAGGAACTCGGTCCCGTCTTGGACGACAGACTCGGCCGCGAGGCGGTCAGCGAACAGGAGGGCGCGGTCGGTATCTACACCGACGGCCGCGTCACGCGGACGGACGCGCTCGCCGACGCAGTCGCTGGCGCATTCGGGCCGTTCTTCACCGACGGGACCGCCTGA
- a CDS encoding flippase-like domain-containing protein: MSSVEVSVVLPAYNEEATIEDTVSVTLETLASFLPDDTFEVIVAEDGCDDRTPEIATRLAAEDERVRHIHAEERLGRGGALEYAFERADGETLVYFDTDLATDMRHLEELVESVRSGEYDVATGSRWLPGNRADRPPKRGVPSFGYNTLVRAMLRSDLKDHQCGFKAFDRAAFESLAPDVADDHWFWDTELLVKAQRRGFRVKEFPVDWTPKGDSKVDIVRDVFGMGSQILRTWWELSVSPRITRRVSLGAGTMLVVVALLLMTQYLNPRTVLEEMAGADPMLVGVSAVVYALSWPLRGARYRDILNSMGYRERWGFLTGAVFISQTGNLVFPARLGDGVRAYVVKARRSIPYPSGFASLAVERVFDLLTITLLAGVVLVGLAATGSADQLLAAVTGDVSGGDAAASGQTAIFVAAGVGVAAIAAVAAIVASARTDRNFVRTVVGRLSDDSYADYVAGVVERFVGDVQTVTGDWRSFARVGFGSLLIWGLDVVTALLVFVAFGYDLTPSLVAVGFFAVSVGNLAKVLPLTPGGVGLYEGAFTVIVVPLTPAAIGVPVALSVAIVDHAVKNFVTVAGGVASMAWLNVSLTKAVEESRSAGDVESKAGD, translated from the coding sequence ATGAGTAGCGTCGAGGTGAGCGTCGTCCTCCCGGCCTACAACGAGGAGGCCACCATCGAGGACACCGTATCCGTCACGCTGGAGACGCTGGCCTCGTTTCTCCCCGACGACACGTTCGAGGTCATCGTCGCGGAGGACGGGTGCGACGACCGGACACCCGAAATTGCGACCCGACTCGCGGCCGAAGACGAGCGCGTGCGACACATCCACGCCGAGGAGCGACTCGGCCGGGGCGGAGCGCTGGAGTACGCCTTCGAACGCGCCGACGGGGAGACGCTCGTCTACTTCGACACCGACCTCGCGACGGACATGCGCCACCTCGAAGAACTCGTCGAGAGCGTCCGCTCGGGCGAGTACGACGTGGCGACCGGGTCACGGTGGCTCCCCGGGAATCGGGCCGACCGGCCACCGAAGCGCGGCGTCCCGAGTTTCGGCTACAACACGCTCGTCCGGGCGATGCTTCGCTCGGACCTGAAAGACCACCAGTGCGGGTTCAAGGCGTTCGACCGGGCCGCGTTCGAGTCGCTGGCCCCCGACGTGGCCGACGACCACTGGTTCTGGGACACCGAACTGCTCGTGAAGGCCCAGCGTCGCGGTTTCCGCGTCAAGGAGTTCCCCGTCGACTGGACGCCGAAGGGCGACTCGAAGGTGGACATCGTCCGCGACGTGTTCGGCATGGGCAGCCAAATCCTCCGCACGTGGTGGGAACTGTCGGTGAGTCCGCGCATCACCCGCCGCGTCTCGCTGGGCGCGGGGACGATGCTCGTCGTCGTCGCGCTCCTGTTGATGACGCAGTACCTGAATCCGCGGACAGTGCTGGAAGAGATGGCCGGTGCCGACCCGATGCTCGTGGGCGTGAGTGCGGTCGTCTACGCCCTCTCGTGGCCCCTCCGTGGCGCGCGGTATCGAGACATCCTGAACTCGATGGGGTATCGCGAGCGGTGGGGCTTCCTCACGGGCGCGGTGTTCATCAGTCAGACCGGCAACCTCGTCTTTCCGGCGCGACTCGGCGACGGGGTGCGCGCCTACGTCGTGAAGGCCCGGCGGTCGATTCCCTATCCGTCCGGGTTCGCCTCGCTGGCGGTCGAACGCGTCTTCGACCTGCTGACTATCACGCTGCTTGCTGGCGTGGTGCTGGTGGGACTGGCCGCCACGGGGTCCGCCGACCAACTGTTGGCCGCGGTCACGGGCGACGTGAGCGGCGGCGACGCCGCGGCGAGCGGACAGACCGCTATCTTCGTCGCGGCGGGCGTCGGGGTGGCGGCTATCGCGGCCGTCGCCGCCATCGTCGCCAGCGCCCGCACCGACCGGAACTTCGTCCGGACGGTCGTCGGCCGCCTCAGCGATGACTCCTACGCCGACTACGTCGCGGGCGTCGTCGAGCGATTCGTCGGGGACGTACAGACCGTGACCGGCGACTGGCGCTCGTTCGCCCGCGTCGGGTTCGGAAGCCTGCTCATCTGGGGGCTGGACGTGGTGACGGCGCTCCTCGTCTTCGTGGCTTTCGGCTACGACCTGACGCCCTCGCTCGTCGCCGTCGGATTTTTCGCCGTCAGCGTCGGGAACCTCGCGAAGGTGCTCCCGCTGACCCCCGGTGGCGTCGGCCTCTACGAGGGCGCCTTCACCGTCATCGTCGTCCCGCTAACTCCCGCCGCAATCGGCGTTCCGGTGGCGCTGTCGGTGGCTATCGTCGACCACGCCGTGAAGAACTTCGTCACCGTCGCTGGCGGCGTGGCGTCGATGGCGTGGCTCAACGTCTCGCTGACGAAGGCCGTAGAGGAGTCTCGTAGTGCCGGAGACGTGGAGTCGAAAGCCGGAGACTGA
- a CDS encoding radical SAM protein, producing the protein MTVDPETLDVTIVDGYVDEPAHFGVPPYISTYPRYAAGALVDAGVPNEQITYHTIDALREENARWRDVEDADLMVYVGGMTVPGKYVGGTPAEPDEVRKLAWTADGTSVIGGPVRFGVGEANEGASETARDDLDFDFLAMADVEAAVYDLVDSGLGGFENRYRSVEEETRWARAGAFVVEQHPNHPEYLICEMETSRGCPYRCSFCTEPMYGNPDFRPPESVVDEVDALSDRGVKHFRLGRQADILAYGGDGEAPNPDALRRLYGGIREVAPDLETLHLDNMNPITIVKWPEKAREGIRIIAEHNTPGDTAAFGLESADPEVMSDNNLNVTADECFEAVKIVNEVAGWRPGGEEETAPNFGDDAARRLPKLLPGINLVHGLKGERKETFEHNKRFLQRVYDEGLMLRRVNIRQVMAFEGTDMADTGADIARDHKKLFKQYKREVREEIDNPMLKRVAPPGTVLPDVHLEYHQDGKTFGRQLGTYPLLVGIPGERELGQTLDIAITGHGYRSVTGVPYPLNVNSASMDELQTIPGIGRSRAGDILVGRPYDSPNEVGEDLRKFVTADPSKGAD; encoded by the coding sequence ATGACCGTAGACCCCGAGACGCTCGACGTGACCATCGTCGACGGCTACGTCGACGAACCCGCCCACTTCGGGGTTCCGCCCTACATCTCGACGTATCCGCGGTACGCCGCCGGTGCACTGGTCGACGCGGGCGTCCCGAACGAACAAATAACGTACCACACCATCGACGCCCTCCGGGAGGAGAACGCGCGGTGGCGCGACGTGGAGGACGCGGACCTCATGGTGTACGTCGGCGGGATGACCGTCCCCGGGAAGTACGTCGGCGGGACGCCCGCCGAACCCGACGAGGTGCGGAAACTGGCGTGGACCGCCGACGGGACGAGCGTCATCGGCGGCCCCGTCCGCTTCGGCGTCGGCGAGGCCAACGAAGGGGCCAGCGAGACGGCCCGCGACGACCTCGATTTCGACTTCCTCGCGATGGCCGACGTGGAAGCCGCCGTCTACGACCTCGTCGATTCCGGACTGGGGGGGTTCGAGAACCGCTATCGCTCCGTCGAGGAGGAGACTCGCTGGGCGCGGGCGGGCGCGTTCGTCGTCGAACAGCACCCCAACCATCCGGAGTACCTCATCTGCGAGATGGAGACCTCGCGCGGGTGTCCCTACCGCTGTTCGTTCTGCACGGAACCGATGTACGGGAATCCCGACTTCCGCCCGCCCGAGAGCGTCGTCGACGAGGTGGACGCGCTCTCGGACCGCGGCGTCAAGCACTTCCGCCTCGGGCGGCAGGCCGACATCCTCGCGTACGGCGGCGACGGCGAGGCCCCGAACCCGGACGCTCTGCGCCGACTCTACGGCGGTATCCGCGAGGTGGCTCCCGACCTGGAGACGCTCCACCTCGACAACATGAACCCCATCACCATCGTGAAGTGGCCCGAGAAGGCCCGCGAGGGCATCCGCATCATCGCCGAACACAACACCCCCGGCGACACGGCCGCGTTCGGCCTCGAATCGGCCGACCCCGAGGTGATGAGCGACAACAACCTCAACGTCACCGCCGACGAGTGTTTCGAGGCCGTCAAAATCGTCAACGAAGTCGCTGGCTGGCGACCCGGTGGCGAGGAAGAGACGGCCCCGAACTTCGGCGACGACGCGGCCCGCCGCCTCCCGAAACTCCTGCCCGGCATCAACCTCGTCCACGGTCTGAAAGGCGAGCGCAAGGAGACGTTCGAGCACAACAAGCGGTTCCTCCAGCGGGTGTACGACGAGGGACTCATGCTCCGCCGAGTGAATATCCGACAGGTGATGGCCTTCGAGGGGACGGACATGGCCGACACCGGCGCAGACATCGCCCGCGACCACAAGAAACTGTTCAAGCAGTACAAGCGGGAGGTCCGCGAGGAGATAGACAACCCGATGCTCAAGCGTGTCGCGCCGCCGGGAACCGTCCTGCCCGACGTGCATCTGGAGTACCACCAAGACGGCAAGACGTTCGGCCGCCAACTCGGGACCTATCCCCTGCTGGTCGGCATCCCGGGCGAGCGAGAACTCGGGCAGACGCTGGACATCGCCATCACCGGCCACGGCTACCGTTCGGTGACCGGGGTTCCCTATCCGTTGAACGTCAACAGCGCCTCGATGGACGAACTTCAGACGATTCCCGGTATCGGCCGGAGTCGCGCGGGCGATATCCTCGTCGGCCGCCCCTACGACTCGCCGAACGAGGTGGGCGAGGACCTGCGGAAGTTCGTCACGGCGGACCCCTCGAAGGGCGCTGACTGA